A genomic window from Verrucomicrobiales bacterium includes:
- a CDS encoding Gfo/Idh/MocA family oxidoreductase — protein sequence MKSLNRRSFLTKSALAATTLSWSARSWGQVKSANEAVRVAVIGFGGRGKDHLGGLAKVGGVRIAGLCDVDDRVLKAEAEKRPGAETYTDIRKLLESKNIDAVSIATPNHWHALGAIWAIQAGKDVYVEKPVSHNVWEGRKLVEAARKYGKIVQTGTQSRSSFAIRQAVEWVQKGNLGKILVARGLCYKPRRSIGKVDGPQPIPAGIDYDKWCGPALKLPLMRKNLHYDWHWDFNTGNGDLGNQGIHQMDIARWFLGEKELSPSVMSVGGRLGYVDDGNTPNTQYVWHGYKKAPLIFEVRGLPKGKEFQTDKEWSGNMDKFHGGSVAVIIHCEGGMVLVPNYSSAVAVDHEGKQIQKWQGNEDHYENFVKAVRSRKHTDLNADILEGHLSSALCHTGNVSYLLGKQSSPEEIREQIASDKDQLETFERMAAHLSANGVFIAQDQLKLGALLRMNPKKEQFIRNDQANKLLTRPYRAPYIVPEKV from the coding sequence ATGAAATCGCTAAACCGTCGTTCCTTTCTCACCAAGAGCGCCCTCGCCGCCACGACGCTCTCCTGGTCCGCGCGCAGCTGGGGCCAGGTCAAGAGCGCCAACGAGGCAGTCCGAGTCGCCGTCATCGGTTTCGGCGGCCGGGGCAAAGACCATCTGGGTGGCCTCGCCAAAGTGGGCGGCGTGCGCATCGCGGGGCTTTGCGATGTCGACGATCGGGTTCTGAAGGCGGAAGCGGAGAAACGTCCCGGAGCGGAAACCTACACCGACATCCGGAAGTTGCTGGAGAGCAAAAATATCGACGCTGTTTCGATCGCCACCCCCAATCACTGGCATGCCCTGGGGGCGATTTGGGCCATTCAGGCCGGCAAGGATGTCTATGTCGAGAAGCCCGTTTCCCACAATGTCTGGGAAGGGCGCAAGCTCGTCGAAGCCGCGCGCAAATACGGAAAAATTGTTCAAACCGGCACCCAGAGCCGCTCCAGCTTCGCGATCCGCCAAGCCGTGGAGTGGGTGCAGAAAGGGAACCTCGGGAAAATCCTCGTGGCACGCGGACTCTGCTACAAACCCCGCCGCAGCATCGGAAAGGTCGATGGACCCCAGCCGATTCCCGCCGGAATTGATTATGACAAGTGGTGCGGGCCAGCCTTGAAACTGCCCCTGATGCGCAAGAACCTCCACTACGATTGGCACTGGGATTTCAACACGGGCAACGGTGACCTCGGCAACCAGGGCATCCACCAGATGGACATCGCCCGCTGGTTCCTCGGGGAAAAAGAACTCTCCCCCAGCGTGATGAGCGTGGGAGGGCGGCTGGGCTATGTGGATGATGGCAACACACCCAACACCCAGTACGTATGGCACGGCTACAAGAAGGCTCCTTTGATCTTCGAGGTACGCGGCCTGCCCAAGGGCAAGGAGTTCCAGACGGACAAGGAATGGAGCGGCAACATGGACAAGTTCCATGGCGGCAGTGTCGCGGTGATCATCCACTGCGAAGGTGGAATGGTCCTCGTTCCCAACTACTCGAGCGCCGTGGCCGTGGACCATGAGGGCAAGCAGATCCAAAAGTGGCAGGGCAACGAAGACCACTACGAAAACTTCGTCAAAGCCGTCCGCAGCCGGAAGCACACCGACCTGAATGCCGACATCCTGGAGGGCCATCTGTCCAGCGCCCTCTGCCACACGGGGAACGTCTCCTACCTCCTCGGCAAGCAGAGCTCCCCCGAGGAAATCCGCGAGCAGATCGCGTCGGACAAGGACCAATTGGAAACCTTCGAACGAATGGCGGCTCACCTGTCGGCCAACGGAGTGTTCATTGCCCAGGACCAGCTCAAATTGGGTGCCCTGCTGCGCATGAATCCCAAGAAGGAGCAGTTCATCCGGAATGACCAGGCCAACAAACTCCTGACGCGTCCGTACCGCGCGCCGTATATCGTTCCTGAGAAGGTGTGA
- a CDS encoding GntR family transcriptional regulator, which yields MSIIGKICTLRAVRQAPPGLYLDGGEKGEILLPRRYASHNTVAGEMLEVFVYRDSEDRLVATTERPLACVGDFACLKVVGINPNVGAFLDWGLSKDLLLPFREQNFPVGVGDKLVVHVNLDVKTDRIIATTRLNRHLNRTAPLYRVGQQVDLVIVGKTPLGYNAIVENAHLGLVFHNGRSTTLETGQKVKGFVRAIRPGGKIDLNLDGSGYKRVLSLRDQILEALQEKGGKMDLDDDSSPETIRLAFNTSKKAFKQALGALYKSRRIEFLKPGVALVDQKPWSPGE from the coding sequence ATGTCCATCATTGGAAAGATCTGCACCCTGCGCGCCGTAAGACAAGCTCCTCCTGGGCTTTACCTCGACGGAGGGGAGAAGGGCGAGATCTTGCTGCCCCGACGCTACGCCTCGCACAACACCGTCGCCGGCGAGATGCTGGAGGTGTTTGTCTACCGCGATTCGGAGGATCGACTGGTCGCGACTACTGAAAGACCGCTGGCCTGTGTCGGAGACTTTGCCTGCCTTAAGGTAGTCGGGATAAACCCGAACGTAGGCGCCTTTCTAGATTGGGGGCTTAGCAAGGATCTCCTGCTGCCCTTCCGCGAGCAGAATTTCCCCGTCGGCGTCGGCGACAAACTCGTGGTTCACGTCAACCTGGATGTCAAAACCGACCGGATTATCGCGACCACCCGACTCAACCGTCACCTCAACCGCACCGCACCGCTCTACCGTGTCGGACAGCAGGTCGACTTGGTCATCGTGGGAAAAACTCCCTTGGGCTACAACGCGATCGTGGAGAACGCCCACCTCGGACTGGTATTCCACAACGGCCGATCCACAACCCTAGAGACCGGGCAAAAGGTCAAAGGCTTCGTTCGTGCCATCCGCCCCGGCGGTAAGATCGACCTCAACTTGGATGGATCTGGCTACAAGCGGGTGCTGTCCTTGCGCGATCAGATTCTCGAGGCACTCCAGGAGAAGGGCGGAAAGATGGACCTCGATGATGACAGCTCCCCCGAAACCATTCGACTCGCGTTCAACACCAGCAAGAAGGCCTTTAAACAGGCGCTGGGAGCCCTCTACAAATCGCGCCGGATCGAGTTCCTGAAACCAGGAGTTGCGCTGGTCGACCAAAAACCCTGGTCGCCTGGCGAATGA
- a CDS encoding sel1 repeat family protein, with the protein MNAVVKTLRCVWVLLLVTAAADSTAAGPASADYEKEVTEWMGKDFQSLKQGAEQKLPPAMLVLSFAYREGYGVGANAKLGKQWLDKAVEANYAPALCEMGIVSMLALTNGTPEVGSREAHHWLKRAADEGFIPAYRWLASLYAIPGTAWASQEKAVLWMSKGAEANDAPSQYLLGLAYEADAKRKSNIMGATIYPWREWIEKSAAQGFPAAQIKLGDLHLEKTGDDPANLERALAWFRRAADQGSSEGMIQIAMALYHHQKDATEGFDEIKMWLNKAASSGSGNARHLLKQLAKGQPLDAKEYDSIPDPGLMLYAANQGRADCMSTVGEMYRTGQGLRRDPREAAAWFRRAAQAKDPHGMMRYAECLERGYGVPVSFSEAARWYQRAADKQMGSTAAAYLRLVHTGATPPVDTATFHYWIEGKLTNSPADRTTWMAEIYWKGALVEQDKRKALELFREAALGGHPQAQNRVGEFHLAGVGGTPDVSQALLWFRAAATNHFPEAQLNLAKLYAAGQGVPKNLDKAWMLASAAARHPLPQAETLVRSTAAQLSPERLAKLHVHLKKYEEAHPITEPDWNPIFFTAPLAR; encoded by the coding sequence ATGAATGCCGTAGTGAAAACGCTCCGCTGCGTGTGGGTTCTTCTGCTTGTCACCGCTGCCGCCGACTCAACCGCGGCCGGACCAGCATCCGCTGACTATGAAAAGGAAGTGACGGAGTGGATGGGTAAGGATTTTCAGAGCCTGAAACAGGGGGCGGAGCAGAAGCTTCCGCCTGCGATGCTGGTTCTGAGTTTCGCCTATCGGGAAGGATATGGCGTCGGAGCCAACGCAAAGCTGGGCAAGCAGTGGCTTGATAAGGCGGTCGAGGCGAACTACGCGCCGGCGCTGTGTGAGATGGGTATCGTCAGCATGCTGGCGTTGACCAACGGGACGCCGGAGGTGGGCTCGCGTGAGGCGCACCATTGGCTGAAGCGGGCGGCAGATGAAGGTTTCATCCCCGCCTACCGCTGGCTGGCCAGTTTATACGCCATCCCGGGAACCGCCTGGGCCAGCCAGGAAAAGGCGGTGCTCTGGATGAGCAAAGGAGCGGAGGCGAACGACGCCCCATCGCAATACCTGCTGGGCCTCGCTTACGAGGCTGACGCCAAACGCAAATCAAACATCATGGGTGCCACGATCTATCCCTGGCGGGAATGGATCGAAAAGTCGGCCGCGCAGGGATTCCCCGCTGCGCAAATCAAACTGGGAGACCTGCACCTCGAAAAGACCGGCGATGATCCGGCGAACCTGGAACGGGCGCTGGCCTGGTTCCGCCGAGCCGCGGACCAGGGTTCGAGCGAAGGGATGATTCAAATAGCCATGGCGCTGTACCATCATCAGAAGGACGCAACAGAGGGCTTCGATGAGATTAAGATGTGGCTGAACAAGGCAGCATCGTCGGGTAGCGGAAACGCCAGGCACCTTCTGAAGCAACTCGCCAAAGGTCAGCCACTCGATGCCAAGGAGTATGACTCCATTCCCGACCCCGGACTAATGCTATACGCCGCCAATCAAGGCCGGGCTGATTGCATGTCCACTGTCGGAGAGATGTATCGGACAGGCCAGGGACTGCGAAGGGATCCCCGGGAGGCGGCCGCTTGGTTTCGTCGCGCCGCCCAGGCAAAGGATCCTCATGGCATGATGAGATATGCGGAATGCCTCGAACGAGGCTACGGAGTCCCAGTTTCATTTTCCGAGGCGGCGCGCTGGTATCAGCGGGCGGCTGACAAACAGATGGGATCGACAGCGGCGGCGTATCTACGCCTGGTCCATACCGGAGCCACGCCGCCAGTCGACACAGCGACATTTCATTATTGGATTGAAGGAAAGCTGACCAACAGTCCGGCCGATCGCACCACCTGGATGGCCGAGATCTACTGGAAAGGAGCGCTGGTGGAACAAGACAAGCGAAAGGCGTTGGAACTCTTTCGCGAGGCGGCTCTGGGCGGACATCCGCAGGCCCAGAATCGCGTCGGGGAGTTCCACCTGGCCGGCGTAGGCGGCACACCTGACGTATCTCAAGCGCTGCTGTGGTTTCGCGCCGCCGCCACCAATCATTTTCCAGAGGCGCAACTCAACCTGGCCAAGTTGTACGCGGCTGGACAAGGGGTCCCCAAGAACCTGGATAAGGCCTGGATGCTCGCCTCGGCAGCCGCCCGACATCCCCTACCACAGGCCGAGACGCTGGTCCGGAGCACGGCAGCGCAGCTCTCGCCGGAGCGGTTGGCGAAATTACACGTCCATCTCAAGAAGTATGAGGAGGCTCATCCGATCACGGAGCCTGACTGGAACCCCATCTTCTTCACCGCCCCCCTGGCCCGATGA
- a CDS encoding D-alanyl-D-alanine carboxypeptidase family protein, whose product MTSPETYEDRIARHLSELGIPAAYGTERGMILHREATELVSVGKDMYGREQRLTPAAAAGWEAMRSSAAGQGVDLLLVSAFRSVDYQRQIWDRKLAAGQSVAQILTVSAPPGYSEHHTGRALDLTAAGCEPLTEAFETLPAFTWLAAHAGQFGFAMSYPRNNPHGVVYEPWHWCLGEG is encoded by the coding sequence ATGACATCACCTGAGACTTACGAAGACCGCATCGCCCGACACCTCTCCGAGTTGGGTATCCCAGCCGCGTATGGGACGGAGCGAGGGATGATTCTTCATCGCGAGGCGACGGAGTTGGTCTCGGTGGGCAAGGACATGTATGGGCGCGAGCAGCGATTGACTCCGGCGGCTGCGGCGGGTTGGGAAGCGATGCGCTCGTCAGCAGCAGGGCAGGGCGTTGATCTGCTCTTGGTGTCGGCGTTTCGTAGTGTCGACTACCAGCGTCAGATCTGGGATCGGAAATTAGCCGCCGGGCAGAGCGTCGCTCAGATTCTGACCGTGAGCGCGCCTCCGGGCTATAGCGAGCATCACACGGGACGTGCGTTGGACTTGACCGCAGCTGGATGCGAGCCCTTAACGGAGGCTTTTGAGACTCTACCGGCCTTTACCTGGTTGGCAGCCCATGCCGGGCAGTTTGGGTTCGCGATGAGCTATCCTAGGAACAACCCGCATGGGGTTGTTTACGAGCCCTGGCATTGGTGTCTGGGCGAAGGGTGA